The window GACCTATGCAATGCAGGGACATTAGCCAGCTTGCTAGCTGCCAGGTATCCCCTGTGTTGAAAGGTGTGCACGACTTTTTAAGGGCTGCAGTAATGGCTGCAGGTCCAGTCTGTTCTCGAGGAgtggacacacagagaatgtGCTATTTCAGCTTCTCAGCTAGCGACAGCTGCTTCCACACACTGGGGGAGAGTGAGTCAGACACATCCCCAGTGTGGTGCATGTTGTCTACCTGGTGTGCATGTTGTCTTCTGAAAATGACCCACATACGTCTCTCAGTACCCTTGACTTTATTCCGAAGAAAATGGCAGACTAGTTTTAAGAAAACAGGGAGCCTAGAAGATGCCCCTTGCCCTCAAAGTTTCCTTTATATTTGCAAACATTTTCctcacacttcctgtctctgtctgtctctcaggctGATTGAGAAACGGCAGCCCAATGGAGAAACCATCGAGTTATCCGCGGAGGGTCGTCCTgagctggtggaggagaaggagatgcCGGTGGTGGACTGCACATGCTTTGGCTTGCCGAGGCGGTACATCATCGCCATCCTCTCCGGCCTGGGGTTCTGCATTTCATTTGGAATCCGGTGCAACCTGGGTGTGGCCATTGTCAGCATGGTGAATGATCACACGGTCTACAGAGGCAATAAGGAAGTGCTCGTGGTGAGTAGGAAAAGACCTTTATTAAGTCTTGTTTATGTCACCGGTCTTTATGAATATGTTTGAAGtggtttttttctgcctctctgcagGCAGCACAGTTCACCTGGGATCCTGAGACAGTGGGGATGATCCACGGCTCCTTCTTCTGGGGCTACATCGTCACACAGATCCCCGGTGGATTTATATGTCAAAAGTTTGCAGCCAACAGGTTAAAATCCTCATGTGTATGGTATCTGCTGTTAACTGGTTGTCTCATGGTGCTCGGTCTCCTCCCTGCTGTCAGTCTGAggcagcctgtgtttgtgtttcagagtgTTTGGCTTCGCCATAGTGGCCACATCCACACTCAACATGCTGATTCCATCCGCTGCCCGCTGCCATTACAGCGCAGTCATACTGGTCAGGATATGCCAGGGCCTTGTTGAGGTGCGGTAGTGCACATGCGTTCATTGTGGGTAAAAACGTCACTCCTACATGAGTCTTCTCCCTCCTGTCCTTCAGGGTGTGTCGTACCCGGCCTGCCATGGGATCTGGGCCAAGTGGGCACCTCCACTGGAGAGAAGTCGATTAGCCACAACAGCCTTTTGTGGTAAAAGTTTTAATACACAAAACATTCTGAGCGGAAAAGTTACGATGACCAGAAACTGAAGTCTTCTTTGTGTCTCAGGATCCTATGCAGGGGCAGTGGTGGCTATGCCTCTAGCTGGGATACTGGTGCAATACAGCGGGTGGCCTTCAGTATTTTACGTTTATGGTTAGTACCTTAAATGTGACTTTGATTCATCACTTATTGATCAGATCTGTTCAGTCAATCGGGGCTCATAATTTACTGCTGTATTAATATCAACtcctgcacctctgtggaaacagcacagtcagagctacaagcagagaaaacacaaacacatctctgAGCAGATTAACATAAGACAGTGCTGTAGAAAAGACCTGTATTAACACCAACTTTGGGAGAAGTGAAAGTGTCTGGTTCACTATTTTAacttttttcttcctgctgtctctcctctctctcttcctctctctcttcctctctctctcctctctcttcctctctctcttttcctctctcttcctctcgcAGGCAGCTTTGGGATATTCTGGTATTTGTTCTGGATTCTGGTGTCGTATGAGAGCCCTGCAGCCCATCCCACCATCACACCGGAGGAGAGGAAATACATCGAAGACGCAATCGGAGAGTCCGCAACCTTCCTCAACCCACTTCATGTACGCCGCTCTCTGAACAGCAATCCAAAATCTCTTAGACCTGGAATGAGGTCtaaggacacagacacacacacattatttagaTGACTCTGTGGATCCCAGTAATATCTTATTTCTTTTGTTGGCAGAAATTTAAAACTCCGTGGAGACACTTCTTCACCTCCATGCCTGTCTACGCCATCATCGTGGCCAACTTCTGCCGAAGCTGGACCTTCTACCTGCTGCTCATCAGCCAGCCCGCTTACTTTGAAGAAGTCTTTGGCTTTGAGATCAGCAAGGTCCGATCAGTGATAATCATTAGCTGTATCAGCCTGTGCACAGACTTTTTAtccttactttttttttttaatatttcattatattACTGCGactcacagcgtgagtttcctgttTCCACAACCGCCCGCTAACCTCAGCGTCTTTATTAGCAATGTAggctgtgacgctgccaacatggtgacagtcagtcagcctcccacagagactcaaaacaaGCTACAGTAACCTACGAGTGACATCGTCCATCCATAAATATATACTGTCTGTGTTTTAACCCTTAAAACCTGCACTGGCTCTAAGTTAAGATGGTTTCCCAGACTGGTGTGGGGCCAAAGTGTTGTAGGGGTGACAGGTTAAACGCCACATCTCCATAACAAGACAAAAGCTTCTATAATCAGATTAATCCCATCAATCCTCCGTCTGTTACTGTAGTGAATATGAGCACTCGTCTCGCTTTCACACTTTCCCCTTGTGCCTTCCAGGTGGGCATGGTGTCTGCTTTGCCCCATCTGGTGATGACGATCATCGTGCCCATCGGTGGCCAGTTGGCAGACTACCTGAGAACGCACAACCTGATGTCCACCACCAACGTCAGGAAGCTCATGAACTGTGGAGGTGAGACATGTCATAAAGGGGGGGGTGGTCTTTGAatgaatttgtttgtttttattttcctaactttaaaacacacatttttatttttgagttattctttctgtgtgttccAGGTTTTGGGATGGAGGCCACCCTCCTGCTGGTGGTGGGTTATTCTCACACAAAAGGCATGGCCATTTCTTTCCTGGTCCTCGCTGTGGGTTTCAGTGGATTTGCCATCTCAGGTAAAAACACAGGTGTCACCATAAACTATGCTATATTCATTTAAAGCTAGAGTGGACAAACATCAAAGTTAGTTAATCCATtatctgttgttgttgatgtagCAGCCTCACAGAGAGTTGTTTAATCCGCAAAGGGCTAAACTTCTATGGCAGCAGCTGCTAGCATTAGCTGTGGCAGCTGTAGCATCTAGTTTGCTAACACAGCGGTACCAAGGCCTGGATTTCTTATCAAATAAGACACTGTAATTACCATCACTgccagaagagggagacaaaggCCCCACACTTTGTATGTTTGGGCTAGCCAAGAGACAGCCAGGCTAGTTGTGTCCTATGTTTCCAGTTCAACGTTACTGtggtgtcagtgtctgtctgcatttatggattgttttgctttttttttttttaaattaccagtaaaaacattttgttttttccattCAGGATTTAACGTCAATCACCTGGACATCGCTCCTCGATACGCCAGCATCCTGATGGGCATTTCAAACGGAGTGGGGACGTTATCTGGGATGGTGTGTCCTCTCATTGTGGGAGCCATGACCAAACACAAGGTGACTCCTTTCAGCTTCACAGAAActtgaagcatttttttttacttgacgATGTCTAACAGCTTCTCAAATCCTTTCAGACACGTGAGGAGTGGCAGGGCGTCTTCCTCATAGCTTCCCTCGTCCATTATGGAGGAGTGATTTTTTATGGTACTACTTGGACTTCTccgttttgtttttgctgcatcTCCAGAAAGATTCAGTCTGAATCATTGTGTTGTTCCTCCACAGGAATCTTTGCTTCAGGAGAAAAGCAGCCGTGGGCAGACATAGAGGACACGAGCGAGGAGAAGTGCGGTATAATCGATGAAGATGAACTGGCAAACGAGACAGAGGAGATGTACCGCGGAGGCGGGCAGTACGGCGCCATGAGCCAGCCTGTGGTTGGCGGAGGAGGcggagctggaggaggatggGTGACAGACTGGGATAAGTCTGAGGAGTATGTGCAGCCTGGATACAACTCTTACATGCATGGAGGGGAGGAGGCGAGGAAGCTGACATAGAAGACGGACGGAGTAAAAATATCACGATAAAAAGAGGAAGATTGTTTCTGGAGAGGGAGTCACACTGAAAATGGACctgctgtgtgctgttgtgttacAGTTGCACATACCTAAAGTATGCATCTGATTCattccattgtgtgtgtgtgtgagtgtgtgtaggcATGTGCATGCAGGTGTGGTGGTTAATATACATAAACACAGTATTCATGATCAAACATTGACTTCCTTCCTGCTCCTGAGCTCattgtgattggtcaggagttTGTTTCCACAACAtcacagaggagtgtgtgtgtgtgtgtgtgtgtgtttgtgtgtgtgtgtgtgcttttgccTGTACAGCAACTTTCTGAAGCCACTGGCATTGTGTTGTATTTAAAATTtcatgtgttactgtgttttttGGCTGGGAAAGCACATTTGAAGCTTCAGTTTTAAAATGCAACACTTCAGTGTCCAAAACTATAAAATATCACAGCTCTCAGAGAGAAAGTTAAACACACTGAGCAAATTAAAAGCTAATGTTTAAGAGAAAATGTGCACAATTAAAGGTTCTATATGTAAGAATTTACAGAAATATGTTTGAATGAATTGACCTGGCTGCTAACATGGCTAGCTTTCATATCATTATCAGTATACCACGTCTGATCTGGATGCTAAAGTGTTGCTTTGCTATTTACAAATTAACATACCACTAGTCGGGTGGACAGTTTAACAGCCTGTGTGCTGGGTTTTCATGGTACAGCATATgtgacattaaaggtagggtaggagattttgaaaactattactattactattacctgaagacgagctgcggtctgtgacttcggccatcatgcacgtacctctctggtgcgcgcagagcaggaagagagtgacaaccagccaataatccgtgcaggggcgcctcggaggattggctgtttttagcattttatagcttccacagatgattagtactcttcgttttaaagcgaaactgccgaactaatcggttgctagcggattgtaaagagaagttacactaatttaacaaaaagtgcatcagaatgaaatctcctaccctaccttaaaAAGGCTGCCTGCAGTTCACTTGATGGCCAGAGGTGTCACTGTTAGCAAAGGTTTTCCTATTCTTACATGTAGAACCTTTCCGTTGTGAGTCTCCGTCAGGTCAGTGACTGCTTCAAACTTTTCAGGCACAAAGATAAAAGGTGCTTTGGTGTtgtatcagtctgtgtgtgtgtgtgtgtgtaaagcctTTGTaaaacagcccccccccccaccccctttgtgtgtgtgtatattcaaCAAAGCTGCATTTGGCGTCTAGCTGAATCTCACCTGTGTCTGACCTAACTAGGTCATGTCCAACCAGGCTTATAGGTCATAACGCACATAACACGACTACGCCATCCCACTGGGTGTGTGCGCTCCATCAGAGTGGTGTGTGATTGTTGTTCGACAGTGTTAATATTCCTCAGCCTCACAGTTCAGGCCTTTTTCTGTGTCGTCCTCTCGCTCCTCAATCTCTGCTGTTGTCATGTCTGTAACAAGcttttgtggctgtgtgtgtgtgtgtgtgctgttgcgTTGGGTGCAGGTGCTGAAACATTGTGCGATGAGCATGTTTTAATCagcacagttcacacacacacacacacagggtgctTACTTTCAGCCCCCCTTTCCTGCACAGTGTGCAGAGGGagtgctgccacacacactcgGCTCACGCTCATGGCTGGGATTAATGAGAGTTTTATTTCCAAACATTAGCAGAGAATGTGTGGGTACAACTCACATCAGCTCCTCCTTTAAAAGGGCCGCACTGACTGCTGGGAAATTGAGTTCTTTCCTGTCAACGccgcacacacactttactgcTGCACAGACAGTAGTCTGCAGAGccaacatgacacacacatatgagcATGCagtcacacaccaacacacacggTGGTTGCTTTATTAACGGCTCTGCTTTGGATCACATCTAAGAGGAATGTTTTGGATTCAGATGAGGGTTACATGGTGAAATGCGTGGTAAAAAAAACTTTAGTTTTGAGTGAAACATCTGAAAAGACATGAATGATTATCCCTGTGGATCATTTTTAAGTGTTGTATCAGTGTATCTTTAATCTTTGTCTCAGTTTATGGCTGTTCCAACAAtgtcccccctccccctcccctctctttgatgaaatgtgtggtTACCTGATGggaaataacatttaaaaaaaaggaggtggtgatatttaaaaatgtggaaaatatTTTATGTATAAAAACTGTACATGTGAGATGACCTTGtgtataataataagaaaaataa of the Parambassis ranga chromosome 8, fParRan2.1, whole genome shotgun sequence genome contains:
- the slc17a7a gene encoding solute carrier family 17 member 7a gives rise to the protein MEIRPDRFKAVAGKTLGKINRLIEKRQPNGETIELSAEGRPELVEEKEMPVVDCTCFGLPRRYIIAILSGLGFCISFGIRCNLGVAIVSMVNDHTVYRGNKEVLVAAQFTWDPETVGMIHGSFFWGYIVTQIPGGFICQKFAANRVFGFAIVATSTLNMLIPSAARCHYSAVILVRICQGLVEGVSYPACHGIWAKWAPPLERSRLATTAFCGSYAGAVVAMPLAGILVQYSGWPSVFYVYGSFGIFWYLFWILVSYESPAAHPTITPEERKYIEDAIGESATFLNPLHKFKTPWRHFFTSMPVYAIIVANFCRSWTFYLLLISQPAYFEEVFGFEISKVGMVSALPHLVMTIIVPIGGQLADYLRTHNLMSTTNVRKLMNCGGFGMEATLLLVVGYSHTKGMAISFLVLAVGFSGFAISGFNVNHLDIAPRYASILMGISNGVGTLSGMVCPLIVGAMTKHKTREEWQGVFLIASLVHYGGVIFYGIFASGEKQPWADIEDTSEEKCGIIDEDELANETEEMYRGGGQYGAMSQPVVGGGGGAGGGWVTDWDKSEEYVQPGYNSYMHGGEEARKLT